Proteins co-encoded in one Girardinichthys multiradiatus isolate DD_20200921_A chromosome 11, DD_fGirMul_XY1, whole genome shotgun sequence genomic window:
- the zbtb21 gene encoding zinc finger and BTB domain-containing protein 21 has translation MAMESLVNYSNPSHALSVLGLLNEQRLQGQMCDVVLVVADQRYRAHKSVLAASSEYFQSLFTRTDGDSLRVVNLDFCEPDAFEIVLNYIYSSSLFVDKSSLAAIQELGYSLGIPFLTNIVSTRPHASYCVSRKRLSYSEEDENDVQTRSVIVCRVQNNTAHPSHSNYQGKSSERSPSQYSPRMVARVSSEHDSHESVKNSESSWKTSEQNEPPERKSNYPYSPILKGNSSHITSVRPQLTSSVSFSDVDVQPIRVQSGSDQDTKEENEEVDHRYHNNVPFQGQARKLSQATDRSGPLIKSLLRRSLSMDSPVPVFSPTLELKDLQSQEQSVVKMALKASGAEAFTHNGNSTKASPLVLRSKHLNRYDKETQVEGDVSVKAEPSSPLADPMDIVRITVGDALPVNLKDFQTNYNQGTRTDYSLPGKRRDRPDNRRYPFKKSKVFKEHVASQETDMSQIEPQHANNDPGENNGEPSQNKIFKCWNCLKVFRSSAGLHRHVNMYHNPQKPYACDICHKRFHTNFKVWTHCQTQHGVVQNPASSSSSSVLDEKFQRKLIDIVREREIKKALLWKLKRNKQGLQSPSLAKKRSRSSFVCPYCGKVFLFQSQYRQHLRTHPAEKVDQDAGSESVLYPEQDEILQQNSTNAGVYSCRLCNVELSSLIEQGDHERGCRHATVCPYCGLRFSSPVVKKDHEAHCRYKKLTCLECMRTFKSSFSIWRHQVEVHNQNMMTGKNQIHLKQSEDNKEAPDVLREDPYSDEPSGPRNFPENISYSDSSGPPMYDSEDSSSYVPEDLSMGHHGKLVVKEEPLEEAVSERDSSDAGKAGPEEPGVWPCEKCGNLFSSRKDLERHQELLCHIKPFICHICNKAFRTNFRLWSHFQSHMSTASEVGAKDMNMHAPPLSPSPPLTPQNSERRSPQASVLRSPQAPAAATIPEESSSPEPCSSSMNRTNRPGVEPSGHGSLSRSNSMENPGGPHDPDTLFYHAPSLSALTFKRQYMCKLCHRTFKTAFSLWSHEQSHSHM, from the exons ATGG CCATGGAGAGCCTTGTGAATTACAGTAACCCCTCCCATGCCCTCTCAGTCCTGGGGCTCCTCAATGAGCAGCGGCTGCAGGGCCAGATGTGTGACGTGGTTCTAGTTGTGGCAGACCAGAGGTACCGGGCCCATAAAAGCGTTCTTGCTGCCAGTAGCGAGTATTTCCAGTCTCTTTTTACACGGACGGATGGAGACTCGCTGAGAGTTGTGAACCTGGACTTCTGCGAACCCGACGCCTTCGAGATAGTTTTGAATTACATCTACTCCTCCTCGCTCTTTGTCGACAAAAGCAGCCTAGCGGCCATTCAGGAGCTGGGCTACAGCCTCGGGATCCCTTTTCTCACAAACATCGTGTCGACCAGGCCTCATGCATCCTACTGCGTATCCAGAAAACGCCTGTCGTACTCAGAGGAGGATGAGAATGATGTCCAGACAAGGAGTGTTATTGTGTGTCGGGTCCAGAACAACACAGCCCACCCCTCTCACTCAAATTATCAGGGAAAATCATCAGAGAGATCTCCATCTCAATATTCTCCTCGAATGGTGGCTCGGGTTTCATCCGAACACGACTCACACGAGTCAGTCAAAAACTCTGAGTCCAGTTGGAAAACCTCAGAGCAGAACGAACCCCCTGAGAGGAAGTCCAACTATCCATATTCCCCCATACTGAAAGGAAACTCATCACACATCACCTCAGTCAGGCCTCAGCTGACATCATCAGTGTCTTTCAGTGACGTTGACGTGCAGCCCATCAGGGTGCAGTCTGGTTCTGACCAGGACACCAAAGAGGAGAACGAAGAGGTTGACCACCGCTATCATAATAATGTTCCCTTCCAGGGTCAGGCCAGGAAGCTGAGCCAAGCTACTGACCGGAGCGGCCCACTCATAAAAAGCCTTCTCCGGAGATCACTGTCCATGGACAGCCCTGTTCCAGTTTTCTCCCCAACGCTGGAACTCAAAGATCTCCAAAGCCAAGAACAATCAGTTGTCAAAATGGCCTTAAAGGCATCAGGAGCTGAAGCATTCACCCACAACGGCAACTCCACTAAAGCGTCCCCTTTGGTATTAAGGTCCAAGCATCTCAACAGGTATGATAAAGAAACTCAGGTAGAAGGCGATGTCAGTGTGAAAGCTGAGCCTAGCAGTCCCCTCGCTGATCCCATGGACATTGTTCGGATCACGGTTGGAGATGCTCTGCCAGTTAATCTCAAAGATTTCCAAACAAATTACAACCAGGGCACCAGAACAGATTATAGTCTTCCAGGGAAGAGGAGGGACCGGCCTGACAACAGAAGGTacccatttaaaaaaagcaaagtaTTCAAAGAACATGTTGCTTCACAAGAGACAGACATGTCACAGATTGAGCCTCAGCATGCAAACAACGACCCCGGTGAGAACAACGGGGAACCATCTCAGAATAAGATTTTTAAATGCTGGAACTGCCTAAAGGTTTTCCGCTCCAGTGCTGGACTGCACCGTCACGTCAATATGTATCACAACCCACAGAAGCCGTACGCTTGTGACATCTGCCACAAGCGCTTTCACACTAACTTCAAAGTGTGGACTCACTGCCAAACCCAGCATGGGGTTGTTCAAAACCCAGCTTCATCCTCTAGCTCGTCTGTGCTGGATGAGAAGTTCCAGAGGAAGCTGATAGATattgtgagagagagagaaataaagaaaGCTTTGCTCTggaagctgaagagaaataaacaAGGTTTGCAGTCTCCTTCGCTTGCCAAAAAGAGATCAAGGTCCAGCTTTGTGTGTCCCTACTGTGGCaaagtgtttttgttccagtcccAGTACAGGCAGCATCTAAGGACACATCCTGCTGAAAAGGTCGACCAGGACGCAGGGAGTGAGAGCGTCCTCTATCCGGAACAGGATGAGATCCTTCAACAGAACAGCACCAACGCTGGTGTTTACTCCTGCAGGCTTTGTAATGTTGAGCTGTCATCACTTATAGAACAGGGCGACCACGAGAGAGGCTGTCGACACGCTACTGTGTGCCCTTACTGCGGCCTCCGCTTCTCAAGCCCGGTTGTTAAAAAGGACCACGAGGCCCACTGTAGGTACAAGAAACTGACATGCCTAGAGTGCATGCGTACCTTCAAATCTTCCTTCAGCATATGGCGCCACCAGGTGGAAGTCCACAACCAGAACATGATGACTGGTAAAAACCAGATTCACCTGAAGCAATCAGAGGACAATAAAGAGGCGCCGGACGTACTCAGAGAGGACCCTTACAGCGATGAGCCTTCAGGCCCCAGGAACTTTCCAGAGAACATCAGTTACAGTGACTCATCAGGTCCACCCATGTACGACTCAGAGGACTCCTCGTCCTATGTGCCTGAGGACCTGAGCATGGGCCACCATGGCAAACTGGTGGTGAAGGAAGAGCCGTTAGAGGAGGCAGTGAGTGAGAGGGACAGCTCAGACGCTGGCAAAGCTGGGCCTGAGGAACCTGGGGTGTGGCCGTGCGAGAAATGTGGCAATCTGTTCAGCTCTCGCAAAGACCTGGAGCGACATCAGGAGCTTCTTTGCCACATCAAACCATTCATCTGCCATATCTGCAACAAAGCTTTCAGGACCAACTTCCGCCTTTGGAGCCACTTCCAGTCCCACATGTCGACTGCCAGCGAAGTCGGAGCCAAAGATATGAACATGCATGCTCCTCCCCTGTCTCCCTCCCCGCCCCTGACTCCCCAGAACTCCGAGCGCCGCTCCCCACAAGCCTCTGTGCTCAGATCTCCTCAGgcaccagcagcagcaacgATCCCTGAGGAGTCGAGCAGCCCAGAGCCTTGTAGCTCATCGATGAACAGGACAAACAGGCCCGGAGTGGAACCCAGCGGCCATGGCTCTCTGTCCAGATCGAACAGCATGGAGAATCCAGGCGGCCCCCACGACCCGGACACGCTCTTCTACCACGCGCCGTCTCTGTCAGCGCTGACGTTTAAGAGGCAGTACATGTGTAAGCTCTGCCACAGAACCTTCAAGACGGCCTTCAGCCTGTGGAGCCACGAGCAGAGCCACAGCCACATGTAG
- the atg101 gene encoding autophagy-related protein 101, with amino-acid sequence MNCRSEVLEVTVEARQVEEAMLALLHTILLHRSTGKFHYKKEGTYSIGTVGTQDIDCDFIDFTFVRVSSEELDRVIRKAVSEFKDALSSDGMGQISLEFYQKKKSRWPFSDECIPWEVWSIKVNVVNLANEQERQICREKVGEKLGEKVINVVEVINRHEYLPKMPTQSEVDNVFDTSLKDVQPYLYKITYQITDSLGTSVSTTMRRLIKDTLAL; translated from the exons ATGAATTGTCGTTCGGAGGTTCTGGAGGTAACGGTGGAGGCTCGGCAGGTGGAGGAGGCCATGCTAGCATTATTACACACCATTTTACTGCACCGAAGCACAGGCAAGTTTCACTACAAGAAGGAGGGCACCTACTCCATCGGCACCGTGGGCACACAGGACATCGACTGCGATTTCATTGACTTCACCTTTGTTAGGGTGTCCTCGGAGGAGCTGGACAGGGTGATCAGGAAAGCGGTGTCTGAATTCAAG GATGCTTTGAGCAGCGATGGCATGGGGCAGATCTCCCTAGAGTTCTACCAGAAGAAGAAATCTCGCTGGCCCTTCTCTGATGAGTGTATTCCCTGGGAGGTGTGGAGCATCAAGGTCAATGTGGTCAACCTGGCAAATGAGCAGGAGAGACAGATCTGCCGGGAGAAAGTGGGCGAAAAGCTGGGGGAGAAGGTGATCAACGTGGTGGAGGTCATAAACCGCCACGAATACCTGCCAAAAATGCCCACCCAGTCTGAAGTAGACAATGTTTTTGACACCAGCCTTAAAGATGTCCAGCCATACCTGTACAAAATCACTTATCAGATCACTGACTCACTGGGCACCTCTGTGAGCACCACCATGAGGAGGCTGATAAAAGACACCTTGGCCCTGTGA